Proteins encoded together in one Candidatus Falkowbacteria bacterium window:
- a CDS encoding GIY-YIG nuclease family protein — translation MDSYKVYFLKSLKDKGFYIGCTSINLSHRLNKHNAGHVKSTKHRRPWKIIYFEEYNNKSTAYKREYYLKKPSGYTDKLFILEKCHQKAQPQRGPFGVG, via the coding sequence ATGGACTCCTACAAAGTTTACTTTCTTAAAAGTCTTAAAGACAAAGGATTTTATATTGGCTGTACTTCAATTAATCTTAGTCATAGATTGAATAAGCACAATGCTGGTCACGTTAAATCTACAAAACATAGAAGACCTTGGAAAATAATTTACTTTGAAGAGTACAACAACAAATCAACAGCCTATAAACGTGAATATTATCTTAAAAAACCTTCTGGTTATACCGATAAACTATTTATACTAGAAAAATGCCACCAAAAAGCTCAGCCCCAAAGGGGCCCCTTCGGGGTTGGTTAG
- a CDS encoding ParA family protein, producing MAKVVAVVNQKGGVGKTTTAVNLGAYLAEHGKYVLLVDLDPQANASSGLGIDYQNINKGIYEAISGEYLLREVLHPTDHVGFRVAPATPGLAGANVELVNVENREFCLSQAILEVRGDYDYILIDCPPSLGLLTLNGLVASDYVLIPIQAEYYALEGLGQLISTINLVQENLKPELSILGAVITMFDKRIRLSDQVMQELYKFFPDKIFRTVIPRNVRLTESPSHGKSILHYDPSSKGARAYQKLAREMIEII from the coding sequence ATGGCAAAAGTTGTTGCTGTAGTTAATCAAAAAGGAGGAGTGGGTAAAACCACAACGGCTGTGAATTTAGGGGCATACTTAGCTGAACATGGTAAGTATGTACTTTTGGTTGACTTGGATCCACAAGCAAATGCCTCTTCTGGTTTGGGGATTGATTATCAAAACATTAACAAGGGTATTTACGAGGCAATTTCTGGTGAATATTTATTAAGAGAGGTTTTACATCCAACTGACCATGTCGGCTTTCGCGTGGCGCCGGCCACTCCAGGTCTGGCTGGTGCAAATGTAGAATTAGTAAATGTGGAAAATCGTGAATTTTGTCTATCTCAAGCCATTTTAGAGGTGCGTGGTGATTATGATTATATATTAATTGATTGCCCACCATCTTTGGGGCTTTTAACTTTGAATGGTTTAGTTGCTTCTGACTATGTTTTAATCCCAATCCAAGCTGAATATTACGCTTTGGAAGGTTTAGGTCAGTTGATAAGTACGATTAACTTGGTTCAGGAAAATTTGAAACCAGAGTTATCTATTCTTGGTGCGGTGATTACCATGTTTGATAAAAGAATTCGTTTATCGGATCAAGTTATGCAAGAATTATATAAATTTTTCCCAGATAAAATTTTCAGAACTGTTATCCCGCGCAATGTACGCTTAACTGAGTCACCAAGTCATGGTAAGTCGATTTTACACTATGACCCATCTTCAAAGGGTGCCCGGGCATATCAAAAGCTAGCTCGTGAGATGATTGAAATTATTTAA
- a CDS encoding ParB/RepB/Spo0J family partition protein → MVKVTGLGRGLGSLIPKKIPANIISDKNKDFLVTDDLQRILQIPVDDVEANPMQPRKTFAHEDLEELMESIKVHGIIQPIIVTKVTDGYQLIAGERRLRSAKILGLNTVPAIVREVEEQDKLELAIIENVQRKSLNPIEKAIAYERLMDEFGLSQEDVGVKLGVSRSAVANTIRFLSLAAKVQGALVEGIISEGHAKVIAGLEDEKEQLKLLDKIIQSDYTVRDVENISKKTGPKIARAKKVDPLLEEKEDILRSRLNTKVNIKKSGGQGKIEVEFYSEEELESIVNKIIE, encoded by the coding sequence ATGGTCAAAGTAACAGGATTAGGTCGAGGGCTTGGCTCTTTAATACCAAAAAAAATACCAGCTAATATTATTTCTGATAAGAATAAGGATTTTTTAGTAACTGACGATTTGCAAAGGATTTTACAAATACCAGTAGATGATGTTGAAGCGAATCCAATGCAGCCCCGCAAGACATTTGCTCATGAAGATCTGGAGGAGCTGATGGAATCTATAAAAGTACATGGAATAATTCAGCCGATAATTGTAACTAAAGTAACTGATGGCTATCAATTAATTGCTGGAGAAAGAAGATTAAGATCGGCAAAAATTTTAGGTTTAAATACCGTGCCGGCAATAGTTCGTGAGGTTGAAGAACAGGACAAATTGGAATTAGCTATAATTGAAAATGTGCAACGAAAAAGCTTGAACCCAATTGAGAAAGCAATAGCTTATGAGCGATTGATGGATGAGTTTGGGTTATCGCAAGAAGATGTTGGGGTAAAATTGGGAGTTAGTCGTTCCGCAGTAGCTAATACTATTCGATTTTTGTCTTTAGCGGCGAAGGTCCAAGGAGCTTTAGTAGAAGGTATAATTTCAGAAGGCCATGCCAAAGTTATTGCCGGTTTGGAGGATGAAAAAGAACAATTAAAACTATTGGACAAAATTATTCAATCTGATTATACTGTTCGTGATGTGGAAAATATAAGTAAAAAAACAGGACCAAAAATAGCAAGGGCTAAAAAGGTAGATCCATTATTAGAAGAAAAAGAAGATATTCTCCGAAGTCGACTAAATACCAAAGTTAATATAAAGAAAAGTGGCGGGCAGGGTAAAATTGAAGTTGAATTTTATTCAGAAGAAGAATTAGAATCTATTGTAAATAAAATTATTGAGTAA
- a CDS encoding bifunctional (p)ppGpp synthetase/guanosine-3',5'-bis(diphosphate) 3'-pyrophosphohydrolase, whose amino-acid sequence MTIRQLLETIKETHDCKQADLDLVEQAYNFAETAHLSQKRSTGDDYIEHCLQTANSLAELKLPISMIAAGLLHDVPEDTKFTLENIKTEFGSDIASMVEGITKLGRIKYRGIDRYVENLRKMFVAMAQDIRVVLIKFADRLHNLQTLYALPADKQKRIAQETLEIYAPIANRLGIGELQSKLEDAAFKYAYPDDFNKTEQLIKNNFPIKKKTLNNMVRKIKNKLDKDDIKYYDIYGRTKHYYSFFRKYQKYHNDIKQIYDLVAMRIIVDSVADCYAVLGIIHNVWKPIRGRIKDYIAQPKPNGYQSLHTAVFGDDQEIVEIQIRTQKMHDQAELGIAAHWQYKEFQKVSKKEVEWVQELAEWLKQIGDNNRFLEGAKIDVFQNRIFVFTPQGDVIDLPDGATPIDFAYHIHTEIGNKCSRSLINNEIVALDHRLKNGDVVQIVTDKNRKGPNPEWLNFVKTRTARQHIETQKNKNWKKFIPKFSK is encoded by the coding sequence ATGACCATCCGCCAATTACTGGAGACAATTAAAGAAACTCATGATTGCAAACAAGCTGACCTAGACCTAGTTGAGCAAGCTTATAATTTTGCTGAGACTGCTCACCTGAGCCAAAAAAGATCAACTGGCGATGACTATATCGAGCATTGTCTACAAACTGCTAATAGTTTGGCTGAACTAAAATTACCAATCTCAATGATTGCCGCTGGGCTATTACATGATGTTCCTGAAGACACCAAGTTCACTCTAGAGAACATTAAAACTGAATTTGGCTCTGACATTGCTAGCATGGTTGAAGGCATTACAAAACTGGGACGTATTAAGTATCGAGGGATAGATCGTTATGTCGAAAACCTAAGAAAAATGTTTGTAGCGATGGCCCAGGATATCAGGGTTGTCCTGATAAAATTTGCTGACCGTTTACATAATCTACAAACCTTGTACGCATTACCTGCAGACAAGCAAAAAAGAATTGCTCAAGAAACTTTGGAAATTTATGCACCAATTGCTAATCGATTAGGGATTGGTGAACTACAATCCAAACTGGAGGATGCTGCTTTTAAATATGCCTACCCAGATGATTTTAACAAAACAGAACAACTTATAAAGAACAATTTTCCGATCAAGAAAAAAACATTGAACAATATGGTCCGGAAAATCAAAAATAAATTAGACAAGGACGACATAAAATATTATGATATATACGGAAGGACCAAACATTACTACAGTTTTTTCAGAAAATACCAAAAATATCACAATGATATAAAACAAATCTATGATTTGGTTGCCATGCGTATCATAGTTGATAGTGTAGCTGATTGTTATGCTGTGCTTGGTATTATTCACAATGTTTGGAAACCAATTCGTGGTCGGATCAAAGACTATATTGCTCAACCAAAACCAAACGGCTACCAATCTCTACACACTGCTGTGTTTGGAGATGACCAAGAAATTGTAGAAATTCAAATCAGAACCCAAAAAATGCACGATCAGGCAGAACTAGGAATCGCAGCGCATTGGCAATATAAAGAATTCCAAAAAGTTAGCAAAAAGGAAGTTGAATGGGTACAGGAACTGGCTGAATGGCTAAAACAAATTGGTGACAATAACCGATTCTTAGAAGGTGCTAAAATTGATGTATTTCAAAATAGAATTTTTGTATTTACCCCACAAGGTGACGTAATCGATCTACCTGATGGCGCTACTCCAATTGATTTTGCTTATCATATTCATACAGAGATTGGCAACAAATGTTCGCGATCTTTAATTAATAACGAAATTGTTGCACTTGATCACAGACTAAAAAATGGTGACGTAGTACAAATTGTTACTGACAAAAATCGTAAAGGGCCAAACCCTGAATGGTTAAACTTTGTTAAGACCAGAACTGCCAGACAGCATATTGAAACTCAGAAAAACAAAAACTGGAAAAAATTCATTCCTAAATTTTCAAAATAA
- a CDS encoding bifunctional (p)ppGpp synthetase/guanosine-3',5'-bis(diphosphate) 3'-pyrophosphohydrolase — translation MAIKKIIQLIEEKQPIPSFTIIRKTFKFFKEQTKDLPFIDKRNLQNKALERASYLAKENARIEFICAAILFDLPKRDKNIFEKIQKDLSEDIFLIVKSYDLARQYLSGKNEAYFEHVYRTALTLAKIKMSTAAICAALLHELPVLSQLSSQKIEKLTSKEVAKLCANFQKIRKIRTANNQLYVNQLREMTIAMAEDLQVIIIKMSSNIDRMKHRLISSDEKLRNVALESREILAPLADLLGIWQLRWQLEDYSFKILEPEEYEKINQRFNVDERKNRDKYIHKTKNHLTKTAKMAGINCQISGRFKHFHSIHRKMIVKKKSFYEIGDIFALRVVVDSIDDCYRMIGHIHRLWKPKQRRFKDYIADPKSNQYRSLHTTVIGINNRLTEFQVRTKEMNETADYGIAAHWYYKNPRKKSPEWIQELLIKQQQHKSDQDFLAKFHSEILGGRIYIYTPKGDVISLPEGSTPIDFAYQVHTEVGHKCSEAFVNELPVPLNYVLSSNDIIKIIVDRSQAGPKAEWLEFVKTPGAKKSIENYFNRPPMERNL, via the coding sequence ATGGCTATTAAAAAGATAATTCAATTAATCGAAGAAAAGCAGCCAATTCCCTCTTTTACGATCATTCGCAAAACATTCAAATTTTTCAAAGAGCAAACCAAGGATCTTCCCTTCATAGACAAGCGAAACCTACAAAACAAGGCGCTAGAAAGAGCAAGTTACTTGGCGAAGGAGAATGCTAGAATTGAATTTATTTGCGCTGCTATTCTTTTTGATTTGCCAAAAAGGGATAAAAATATTTTTGAGAAAATACAAAAAGATCTCTCAGAGGATATATTCTTAATTGTAAAATCCTACGACCTGGCCAGACAATATTTGTCTGGCAAAAATGAAGCCTATTTTGAACATGTTTACCGGACCGCTTTAACTTTAGCAAAAATCAAAATGTCTACTGCAGCAATTTGCGCTGCATTATTACACGAACTTCCCGTATTATCACAACTCTCCTCCCAAAAAATAGAAAAATTAACCAGCAAAGAAGTAGCTAAACTGTGTGCAAATTTTCAAAAAATCAGAAAGATTAGAACCGCAAACAATCAACTGTACGTCAATCAACTCAGAGAGATGACCATTGCCATGGCCGAGGATCTCCAAGTGATTATTATCAAAATGAGTTCAAATATTGATAGAATGAAACATCGGCTTATTTCCTCAGATGAAAAGTTACGTAACGTTGCCCTAGAATCAAGAGAAATTTTAGCACCATTGGCCGACCTACTTGGTATCTGGCAATTGCGTTGGCAACTCGAGGATTACTCATTCAAAATCTTAGAACCAGAAGAATATGAAAAAATCAATCAACGGTTCAATGTAGATGAAAGAAAGAATCGTGATAAATATATTCATAAAACAAAAAACCATCTAACAAAAACTGCAAAAATGGCAGGCATCAACTGTCAGATAAGTGGCCGTTTCAAACATTTTCATAGCATTCATCGAAAAATGATTGTAAAGAAAAAAAGTTTTTATGAGATCGGTGATATTTTCGCACTGAGAGTGGTTGTTGATTCGATTGATGACTGCTATCGAATGATTGGTCATATTCACCGACTATGGAAACCAAAACAGCGACGATTCAAGGACTATATTGCTGACCCTAAAAGTAACCAATATCGAAGCTTACATACTACTGTAATCGGGATCAACAATAGATTGACAGAGTTTCAAGTGAGAACAAAAGAAATGAACGAAACTGCTGATTATGGCATTGCTGCACATTGGTATTACAAAAATCCACGCAAGAAATCACCTGAATGGATCCAAGAACTATTAATCAAACAACAACAACACAAAAGCGACCAGGACTTTTTGGCTAAATTCCATTCTGAAATCCTGGGCGGCAGAATATATATTTACACGCCAAAGGGTGATGTTATCTCATTACCTGAAGGATCCACGCCAATCGACTTTGCCTATCAAGTCCACACTGAAGTAGGTCATAAATGTAGTGAAGCATTTGTAAACGAGTTACCAGTGCCACTCAACTACGTACTTTCCTCAAATGACATAATCAAAATCATTGTTGACCGCTCTCAGGCTGGCCCCAAAGCCGAATGGCTTGAATTTGTCAAAACTCCTGGAGCCAAGAAAAGTATTGAAAATTATTTCAACCGTCCTCCCATGGAAAGAAACCTTTAA
- the topA gene encoding type I DNA topoisomerase, giving the protein MKLVIVESPTKAKTISKFLSKEYKVESSYGHVRDLSKKKMGIDIENNFEPTYEVGERSVTQVAKLKKLAKSADEILFAPDEDREGEAIAWHLKEILKPKNYKRIGFHEITKKAIEKAIENPHDIDMNLVDAQQARRILDRLVGFELSPFLWQKVARGLSAGRVQSVCVRLIVEKEREREAFKIDEYWTLEAIFDANDKIKIEAKLHAIDGKSLKKLQIKNEKEAKKLEEILKSTNYKISNIETKDSKKKVPEPFKTSTLQQNANNRLHMSAKDTMRVAQQLYEGIKLGSKDAVGLITYMRTDSLNLSDDFLSACHKYIKDEIGKDYAPEKPRTFKTKTKGAQEAHEAIRPTHVDFSPEDIKDHLDEKQFKVYNLIWQRAVASQMKEAIVSNTSIDINSKDDKYTFRATGQIIKFDGFLKIYQTDTKENILPAVKENQEIKIEELKPIQHFTQPPARYTEATLVKILEEYGIGRPSTYAPTISTIQDRNYVIKEEKRLKPTDMGIIVNDILVEHFPDIVDYKFTAEMEEDLDLIAHGKKKWQPIIKAFYGPFHKNLEKKTKTLTKEELTQENTEEVCEKCGEPMVIKTGRFGRFMACTGYPECKTTKPVPGSEEATVEPELIEEECPDCGAKLAKRRGRYGFFLGCSNYPDCKFIKKFSKGTGVKCPDCGEGEIVSRKGRSKRIFYGCDKYPKCKFVLWGKPTGNKCKVCNSLMAEKGKTEVCGNKDCETNKTSE; this is encoded by the coding sequence ATGAAGTTAGTAATCGTAGAGTCTCCAACTAAGGCAAAAACTATCTCCAAATTTTTATCAAAAGAATACAAAGTCGAATCTTCATACGGCCATGTTCGTGATTTATCAAAAAAGAAAATGGGCATTGATATAGAAAACAACTTTGAACCTACTTATGAAGTGGGAGAAAGATCTGTAACGCAAGTCGCAAAATTAAAGAAACTGGCCAAAAGTGCCGACGAAATATTATTCGCACCCGATGAAGATCGAGAAGGAGAAGCGATTGCCTGGCATCTAAAGGAAATCCTCAAACCAAAAAATTATAAACGAATTGGTTTTCATGAAATTACCAAAAAGGCAATTGAGAAAGCAATAGAAAATCCACACGACATTGACATGAATTTAGTTGATGCACAACAAGCTCGTCGGATATTAGATCGCCTAGTCGGATTTGAACTATCCCCTTTTCTATGGCAAAAAGTAGCTCGTGGACTATCTGCCGGTCGAGTCCAATCAGTCTGCGTTCGATTAATCGTAGAAAAGGAGCGCGAACGAGAAGCTTTTAAAATAGATGAATATTGGACACTTGAAGCAATCTTTGATGCAAATGATAAAATTAAAATTGAAGCAAAACTCCACGCAATTGATGGTAAATCATTGAAAAAATTACAAATCAAAAATGAAAAAGAGGCAAAAAAACTGGAAGAAATCCTTAAATCAACAAATTACAAAATTTCTAACATTGAAACTAAAGATAGTAAGAAAAAAGTTCCTGAGCCGTTCAAAACTTCAACTTTGCAACAAAATGCCAACAATCGTTTGCACATGTCAGCCAAAGATACCATGCGAGTAGCTCAGCAACTTTATGAAGGTATTAAGCTCGGCAGTAAAGACGCAGTTGGTCTTATCACCTACATGAGAACTGACTCACTAAATTTATCAGATGATTTTCTAAGTGCTTGTCATAAATATATTAAAGATGAAATTGGGAAAGATTATGCACCAGAAAAGCCTAGGACTTTCAAAACCAAAACCAAGGGCGCCCAAGAAGCACATGAGGCTATTCGACCAACTCATGTAGACTTTTCACCTGAAGACATCAAGGATCATTTGGACGAAAAACAATTCAAAGTTTACAATTTAATTTGGCAAAGAGCCGTTGCCAGTCAAATGAAAGAAGCTATTGTTAGCAACACTTCAATCGACATCAATAGCAAAGATGATAAATATACTTTCCGAGCCACAGGACAAATTATTAAATTTGACGGCTTTTTGAAAATTTACCAAACTGATACTAAAGAAAACATTCTTCCAGCAGTTAAAGAAAATCAAGAAATCAAGATTGAAGAACTCAAACCAATTCAACATTTTACTCAACCGCCAGCGAGATATACTGAAGCGACCTTAGTTAAAATTCTTGAAGAATATGGGATTGGTCGACCTTCCACCTATGCTCCAACTATTTCTACTATCCAAGACCGAAATTATGTAATCAAAGAAGAAAAAAGATTGAAACCAACCGACATGGGAATTATTGTCAACGACATTCTGGTTGAACACTTTCCGGATATTGTTGATTACAAATTCACAGCTGAGATGGAAGAAGATCTCGATCTAATTGCTCACGGCAAAAAGAAATGGCAACCAATCATCAAAGCTTTTTATGGACCATTCCACAAGAACTTAGAAAAGAAAACCAAAACTTTAACAAAAGAAGAATTAACTCAGGAAAATACCGAAGAGGTTTGTGAAAAATGCGGTGAACCAATGGTTATCAAGACCGGCCGCTTTGGAAGATTCATGGCTTGTACTGGCTACCCTGAATGCAAAACCACAAAACCAGTTCCAGGTAGTGAAGAAGCAACTGTAGAGCCAGAACTTATTGAAGAAGAATGTCCTGACTGTGGTGCTAAGCTGGCCAAACGACGTGGACGATATGGATTCTTCTTGGGCTGTTCAAATTATCCTGATTGTAAATTTATAAAAAAATTTAGTAAAGGTACTGGCGTTAAATGCCCTGACTGTGGTGAAGGTGAGATTGTTTCTCGTAAAGGCAGAAGTAAAAGAATTTTTTACGGTTGTGATAAATATCCAAAGTGCAAATTTGTTCTTTGGGGAAAACCAACCGGTAATAAATGCAAAGTTTGTAACTCTCTAATGGCTGAAAAAGGAAAGACCGAAGTTTGCGGAAACAAGGATTGCGAAACAAATAAAACAAGTGAATAA